CGACCAGCTTTTTCATCTCCGCGACGATCCCGCCCAGGGCCCCCGGATCTCCGGGACCGTTGGAAAGAAACAGACCGTCCGGCTGCAAAGCCAGAATCTCGGCGGCTCCGGTTCCGGCCGGGACCACCGTCACCCGGCAACCGACATCCGTCAGTAAACGCAGAATATTATACTTGACGCCAAAATCATAAACCACGACCTTCGGGGCGGCAACCTCGGGGGCGAGGACCTCACGGTCGCGGTGGCCCTCCCCCAGGCTCCAGGTTTTCTGTCGCCATTGATAAGGTTTATCGACGGTCACGGCCTCGACCAGATTGACCCCCTCGATGCCGGGCCAGCGCCCAAGCTTTTCGCGCAGCGAACGGGGCTCGAAATCAAGCGTGCTGATAATGCCGGGCATGGCCCCGGCCTTGCGGATATGGCGGGCCAAGGCCCGGGTGTCAAGGCCCTCTAAACCAATTACCCCGTCGCGGGCCATCAGCTCCGCCAGTTCCCCGCGACTGCGCCAGTTGCTGGGACAGGCGCAGTATTCTTTGACGATCAGGGCGGAAAGAAAACAACGCCGCGATTCACCATCCTCGTCGTTAACCCCGTAATTACCGATGTGGGGATAGGTCATCAAAATCATCTGACCATAGTAGGAAGGATCGGTCAGCACCTCCTGATAACCGCTCAGGCCGGTATTGAAAACGAGCTCCCCGCAAACCTCGCCGGTCGCCCCAAAGGCCCTTCCTGTAAACACGGCGCCGTCTTCAAGAACAAGGACCGCCTTGCCGCCGCGTGTGATATTCTGAGTCATTTTCTAAAAAAACCTTTCCCGGATGACGCTGCGGGCTTGCCGCCGCTCGTAGCGGTAGATGTCTTATTCCGCCTCATGACCTTGCGTGAAACGCCCCGGCTGACCAAAGCAGTCCTGGCAACGGCGATCAAAGACCGTCTTCCCGTCAACCATGGTCAAAACCACTTGCCCGCGCAGACGCCAGCCGGCAAACGGAGTATTGCGGGATTTCGAAAAGAATTGTTCGGGATCGACCACCCATTCCGCCTGCGGATCAATCACCATCAAATCCGCGGCCCGGCCTGGGGCCAGGGTGCCCCGATCCGTCAGCCCCAGAATCGCGGCCGGAGCCAGGGAGAGCCGCGCCGTCAGCTGCAAAGGGGTCAGGACCCCTTCCTCAACCAATCGCAGGCCCAGGGCCACGGCGGTTTCCAAGCCAATCACACCAAAGGGCGCCCGCTCATATTCAACCACTTTTTCCGTGGCCTCATGGGGCGCGTGGTCGGTTGCAATGGCATCAATCAGCCCCTCTTTAAGCGCGGCGCGCAGGGCTTTGACATCGTCCTGGGAACGCAGCGGCGGGCTCATTTTGCTATTGGCATTATAACGCAATCGCGCGGGTTTTAATTTTTCATCCAGGGTCACGCCGACGCCCAGATCGACCACTGCACGCTCGTCGAGAAAAAGA
This window of the Pseudomonadota bacterium genome carries:
- the carA gene encoding carbamoyl-phosphate synthase small subunit produces the protein MTQNITRGGKAVLVLEDGAVFTGRAFGATGEVCGELVFNTGLSGYQEVLTDPSYYGQMILMTYPHIGNYGVNDEDGESRRCFLSALIVKEYCACPSNWRSRGELAELMARDGVIGLEGLDTRALARHIRKAGAMPGIISTLDFEPRSLREKLGRWPGIEGVNLVEAVTVDKPYQWRQKTWSLGEGHRDREVLAPEVAAPKVVVYDFGVKYNILRLLTDVGCRVTVVPAGTGAAEILALQPDGLFLSNGPGDPGALGGIVAEMKKLVGRMPICGICLGHQILGQALGGKTYKLKFGHHGSNHPVMDLTTGKVEITSQNHNFCVDLDSLGVEVEVTHVNLNDRTVEGLRHRRYPLSSFQYHPESSPGPHDSAYLFRRFRALIDENCSS